GGACAACTTCAAGCTGGTCAACGACGTACATGGCCATCAAGCGGGCGACGACGCGCTGCTCAAGGTCTGTGAAATACTCGATACCCACACCCGCGCCTCGGACCTGCTGGCCCGGCTGGGGGGTGATGAGTTCGTTCTATGGCTCGACCGCATGCCGCCCGATGTGGTGCGGCAACGGGTCGATGAACTGCATCATTCCGCGTTGGACCTGAAACCCCTGTCTGGAGACATGGCACGACCCTTGGGATTTTCCGTCGGCGTGGCCATATACGATCCGGCGGTCGAGGAAGGCATGGAAAGCCTGGTGGCGCGGGCCGACGCGGCCATGTACACGGTGAAGAATCGCGGCAAGGGCGGCATCGAGATCTCCCTGCCCGGTGGTGGAGAAGGGGAAGCCTCATGAGCGACGGCCTGGACAAATTGCTCGGCGAGGGAAACGCGGCGGAACTCACCTACGAGGAAGCCCGGACCCTGGCCCGTCATGACGACCCGGCGGTGCGCCAAGCCTTGGCCGAACGCGACGATATCCGGCCGGAGATTCTTTATTTTCTGGCCGAGGACGCCTCCGCCGAAGTGCGTCGGATCATTGCCGGCAACAGCGCCACACCGCATCAGGCCGATCACCTTTTGGCCCGCGATGGCGACGAAGGGGTGCGCTCGGATCTAGCGGGAAAGATTGCTCGATTGGCCCCGGAACTCAGCGCCTTCGAGGCCGGCAAGGTGGAATTCAAGGCCTATGAACTGCTGGTCACCCTGACCCGGGACCAAGCGGTCCGGGTGCGCCGGGTGATCGCCGAGACCTTGAAAGACGTGGCCGATGCTCCGGCGGAAGTCATCGGCAGGCTGGCCCGCGATGACGTACTCGATGTTTGCGGTCCGGTCCTGCAATTCTCGCCGGTACTCAGCGACGAAGACCTGTTGGAAATCATTCAGGGCGCGCCGGTACAGGGCGCCTTGGGGGCCATCGCCCGGCGCTCGGAAGTGGCCGAGGTGATTTCCGATGCCATCGCCGAGACCGACGATGTTCCGGCCATCGCCGACCTGCTGGGCAATGCCTCGGCTCAGATCCGCGAAGAAACCCTGGATGCCATCATCGACCGGGCCAAGGACGTCAAGGCCTGGCACAAACCGCTCACCGAGCGCCCAAAGCTGCACTCCAATGCCGCCCGGCGGCTGGCCGGCATCGTCGCCCGGCGCTACCTGAAAACCCTGAGCGACCGCAGCGACCTGGATGAAACCACCGCTGATCGGGTGCGGGCCGAGGTGGAGCGCCGTCTGGCCGAGGAGCCGGAAGACAACGACGAGGACGACGCCCTATGGGACGATCCCGACGCGGCCCGGGTTGAAGAGGCGGAATCCCTCCATAATCAGGGTCTGCTGACCGAAGACAAGATGATGGAGCTATTCCGAACAGATCGTCCCATGGGCGAGGTCGCCCTGGCCACCAAGGCCAGCCTGCGCCCCCGTGAGGTACGCAAAATTCTCTCTGACACCATGGCCAAACCGCTGATTGCCCTGGCCTGGAAAGCGACGCTGAGCCCCGGCTTCGGTGATTTCCTGCAAATCGAGGTGGTCGAGGTGGATGAACCCAAACGGCTTTTGGTTACGCAAACCGGAGATTTCCCCTTGTCCGAGACCGATCTGGAATGGGAAGCCGGGTTATTTGGCTGAACAGGGCGTCTGGCTACCTCTTCATCTCGGTCGCCCAGGCTTCCAGAAATTCCCCCAGATGCGGCCTCTCTTGTCCCTCTGCCTGTAGGTAGGACAACACATCGGCGACCGCCCTTTCGTGAGCGTCCTGGGTCAGCCATCCCCGGTGCAGCATGTGGCGCAGATAGACCAGATAGGTGTTGAGCACATCGGTCTCGCAGTAGTCGCGGATGCCCTGGATGTCCCCGGAGTCAAAGGTTTCGGCAACTTTCGAGCCGTCCATGCCCAGCTTGCCGGGGAATCCCAGCACGGCGCAGACTTCGTTCAGCTTGACCCGCGCCGAGGCGCCGTAATCGGACATCACCTCCATCAGGTCGCAATGCCAGTCGTCGGAATAGCGGCTGGTGTAGCTGTTCCACTTGTCACCGGACTGATAGAGAAACGGCGCCGACACATTATGCACCATGGCCCGGTATTTGAGCACTGGCAGATCGAATCCGCGCCCGTTGAAGGACACCAACCGGGGCTTTTGCCGCTCCAGGAACTGGAAAAACCCGGCCACCAGTTCTGCTTCGGAGGAGCCCGGATCGCCGCCGGAGCGGATTTCCTGCAAATAGAAATTCTCGTGCGCGCCGTCGCGCTCGATCTCGGCGCGCAGGAAGGAAATGGCCACCACGCGATGGAACGGCTGGCGCGGGAAGGCGTTACGCCCGTCGGTGATTTCAAGGTGATAGCGGGTCAATTCCTCGCGTCGGGCGGCAAGGTCCGGGTCATCGAATCCGGTCAGCCCGGGCACCGCGTCGGTATCGGGCACGGTCTCGATATCGAATACCAAAAGACGACGATGGCTCATGATGTCTTCTCCCCAGCGGTTGCCCCTGTTATACCACTGCTCAGGATATGTTCACCACGAAGGAAGCCGGCCATGAAGAACCTCGGCCAAATGATGAAGCAGGCCCAGAAGATCCAGGAACGCATGCAGGATTTGCAGACGGAACTGGCCGATGCCGAAGTGGAGGGCGTCTCCGGTGCCGGCATGGTCACCGTGATCCTGAACGGCAAGGGCGAAATGCGGCGCGTAAAGATCGATCCGTCGCTGGTGGACCCCAATGACGTGGAAGTGCTCGAAGATCTGATCGTTGCCGCCCATGGGGATGCCAAGGGCAAAGCCGAACAGATGATGAAGGACAAGATGTCCGAACTCACCGGCGGCCTGCCGCTGCCTCCGGGCATGCAACTGCCCTTCTGACGGTAACGCACCCGTGACCACCGGCTTAGATCCACTGATCCGATTGCTGTCCAAGCTACCCGGTCTGGGGCCAAGGTCGGCCCGGCGATTGGCGCTGCACCTGGTCAGCCATAAAGAGACGGTGCTCGAACCCCTGGCCCGGACCCTGGCCGAGACAGCGGAGACCGTTCGCCCCTGTTCCATTTGCGGCAACCTGGACCTGCACGATCCCTGTACCATTTGCTCCGATTCCCGGCGCGACAAATCAACCCTTTGCCTGGTGGAAGACGTGGCCGACCTTTGGGCGCTGGAACGGGCCATGGCCCATCGCGGCACTTATCATGTGCTCGGGGGAGTGCTCTCGGCGTTGGATGGAATCGGACCTGACGATCTCGCCATTGGTGGTCTGCTGCAAAGGGTCGAGGTCGATGGCGTGAGCGAAGTCATTCTCGCCCTTTCGGCGACCATGGACGGCCAGACCACGGCCCACTACCTGGCCGAGCGGCTGGCGCCTACCGGCGTGACCCTGTCCGGTCTCGCGCAAGGGGTGCCGGTGGGCGGTGAACTGGACTATCTGGATGACGGCACCCTCGCGGCGGCTCTGAAGGCCAGGCGTCCCGTTTAAGTCTTTGCGAATCATGCTATAGTCTCGACCAACACAATGGGAGGGGATGCCATGACCAGCCAGGAAACCGGACCCGCCGAAACGCCTGACGGCGCGGAAGAGGGGAATGATAGCCGCGACCTGTTCTATACCACCTTCCTGTCGGCCCTGCTGGACCATCAGGAATGGATCGGACGGGTCAATCGGGCCATCCATCTGGGCGAAGGCGCCGATCCCGATATCGTCGGCGATACCTCGTTTCGCCAAACCCGCTTCGCGCAGTTTCTGGAAACCGTACAGCCTCACCTGATGCCTCATGTGGAAGCGGTACGCGCGGCCCTGTTCGAGATGCACCAAGACGCTCAGAAGCTCGTGGAGCATGCCTCCGAGGGGAAATTCTCGGCCGCCGACTACGACACCTGGCTCGAAGCCATGAAAAAGTTCCGCACCGTCGCCGCCCGGCTGGCCGACCATGCGGACGATCTTTCCCCATCGGTGGACGAACATACCCGGCTTTATACCCGCGAATACATGGATCAACGCCTGCGCGAACAATGCGACCTGGCGCGCCGGGCCAGCCAGCCCTTTTGCATTGGCTTATCCGAGCTGGATCAATACGAGGAGATCGAGCGCACCCACGGCTTCCCGGTGATCAAGGCCGTGCTGCGCGAGGTGGCGCGGCGGTTCATTTCGGCCGTGCGTTTGTATGACAACGTATTCCGTTTCGATGACCAGAAGTTCATGTTCATTTTTCCCACCACTCGCCTGCGCGACGCCATTATGGTTTCTGAACGGATCCGCGCCGACGTGGCCAGCCAGCCGGTGGAAACCCCGGCGGGCGAGATA
The sequence above is drawn from the Magnetospira sp. QH-2 genome and encodes:
- a CDS encoding DUF2336 domain-containing protein, with protein sequence MSDGLDKLLGEGNAAELTYEEARTLARHDDPAVRQALAERDDIRPEILYFLAEDASAEVRRIIAGNSATPHQADHLLARDGDEGVRSDLAGKIARLAPELSAFEAGKVEFKAYELLVTLTRDQAVRVRRVIAETLKDVADAPAEVIGRLARDDVLDVCGPVLQFSPVLSDEDLLEIIQGAPVQGALGAIARRSEVAEVISDAIAETDDVPAIADLLGNASAQIREETLDAIIDRAKDVKAWHKPLTERPKLHSNAARRLAGIVARRYLKTLSDRSDLDETTADRVRAEVERRLAEEPEDNDEDDALWDDPDAARVEEAESLHNQGLLTEDKMMELFRTDRPMGEVALATKASLRPREVRKILSDTMAKPLIALAWKATLSPGFGDFLQIEVVEVDEPKRLLVTQTGDFPLSETDLEWEAGLFG
- a CDS encoding 3'-5' exonuclease, which codes for MSHRRLLVFDIETVPDTDAVPGLTGFDDPDLAARREELTRYHLEITDGRNAFPRQPFHRVVAISFLRAEIERDGAHENFYLQEIRSGGDPGSSEAELVAGFFQFLERQKPRLVSFNGRGFDLPVLKYRAMVHNVSAPFLYQSGDKWNSYTSRYSDDWHCDLMEVMSDYGASARVKLNEVCAVLGFPGKLGMDGSKVAETFDSGDIQGIRDYCETDVLNTYLVYLRHMLHRGWLTQDAHERAVADVLSYLQAEGQERPHLGEFLEAWATEMKR
- a CDS encoding YbaB/EbfC family nucleoid-associated protein is translated as MKNLGQMMKQAQKIQERMQDLQTELADAEVEGVSGAGMVTVILNGKGEMRRVKIDPSLVDPNDVEVLEDLIVAAHGDAKGKAEQMMKDKMSELTGGLPLPPGMQLPF
- the recR gene encoding recombination mediator RecR, producing the protein MTTGLDPLIRLLSKLPGLGPRSARRLALHLVSHKETVLEPLARTLAETAETVRPCSICGNLDLHDPCTICSDSRRDKSTLCLVEDVADLWALERAMAHRGTYHVLGGVLSALDGIGPDDLAIGGLLQRVEVDGVSEVILALSATMDGQTTAHYLAERLAPTGVTLSGLAQGVPVGGELDYLDDGTLAAALKARRPV
- a CDS encoding diguanylate cyclase domain-containing protein gives rise to the protein MTSQETGPAETPDGAEEGNDSRDLFYTTFLSALLDHQEWIGRVNRAIHLGEGADPDIVGDTSFRQTRFAQFLETVQPHLMPHVEAVRAALFEMHQDAQKLVEHASEGKFSAADYDTWLEAMKKFRTVAARLADHADDLSPSVDEHTRLYTREYMDQRLREQCDLARRASQPFCIGLSELDQYEEIERTHGFPVIKAVLREVARRFISAVRLYDNVFRFDDQKFMFIFPTTRLRDAIMVSERIRADVASQPVETPAGEISVTISVGVLEYGFGEVPEDLLKVVDVNLAHARNEGRNRVVS